The Coffea arabica cultivar ET-39 chromosome 3c, Coffea Arabica ET-39 HiFi, whole genome shotgun sequence genome contains a region encoding:
- the LOC113733936 gene encoding epoxide hydrolase 3 has product MDKIEHKNVNVNGLSIHIAELGQGPLVLFIHGFPELWYSWRHQILFLAAHGYRAVAPDLRGYGDTTGAPVNDSSEFTCLHVVGDLVALLHAIAPDEEKVFVVGHDWGAMVAWYLCMFRPDKVKALVNMSVAFIPRNPLAKPVEMLRAYVGDDYYICRFQEPGDIEAELAQMGCKNFMKKMLAYRSPGPLFWPKGKGFGDSPDGPVVLPSWLTEEDVDYYASKFDKTGFTGGLNYYRALNLHWELTAPWTGAKIKVPTKFVVGELDLTYYMRGVQDYIHKGGFKNDVPLLEDVVVVKDAAHFINQERPDEINKHIYDFIQRY; this is encoded by the exons ATGGATAAGATTGAGCACAAGAATGTGAATGTGAACGGCCTGAGCATTCACATAGCAGAGCTTGGTCAAGGCCCACTGGTCCTGTTTATTCATGGTTTCCCGGAGCTCTGGTACTCATGGCGCCACCAGATCCTCTTCCTGGCTGCTCACGGCTACCGGGCAGTGGCGCCTGACCTCCGTGGCTACGGCGACACCACCGGTGCACCCGTCAATGATAGCTCCGAGTTCACTTGTCTGCATGTAGTTGGAGACCTGGTAGCACTCCTTCACGCGATTGCACCTGATGAGGAGAAGGTGTTTGTGGTGGGGCATGACTGGGGTGCCATGGTTGCTTGGTATTTGTGCATGTTTAGGCCTGATAAAGTCAAGGCCTTGGTCAACATGAGCGTTGCTTTTATTCCCAGAAATCCATTGGCGAAGCCGGTTGAGATGTTGAGGGCTTATGTTGGGGATGATTACTACATTTGCAGATTCCAG GAACCAGGTGACATAGAGGCCGAACTTGCTCAGATGGGTTGCAAGAATTTTATGAAGAAGATGCTTGCCTACCGCAGTCCTGGTCCACTGTTTTGGCCAAAGGGTAAAGGCTTTGGTGATTCACCTGATGGTCCTGTTGTCTTGCCATCATGGTTGACAGAGGAAGATGTGGATTATTATGCAAGTAAGTTCGATAAGACAGGCTTCACTGGAGGTTTAAACTACTATCGCGCTTTGAATCT ACACTGGGAACTCACTGCGCCCTGGACTGGGGCCAAAATAAAAGTCCCAACCAAGTTCGTCGTTGGGGAACTGGATCTGACCTATTATATGCGAGGCGTTCAAGATTATATACACAAGGGTGGGTTTAAGAACGATGTGCCTTTGTTGGAGGATGTTGTCGTAGTGAAAGATGCAGCTCACTTTATCAACCAAGAAAGGCCAGATGAGATTAACAAACACATCTACGACTTCATTCAGAGGTACTGA
- the LOC113733937 gene encoding oxaloacetate tautomerase FAHD1, mitochondrial-like — translation MNASSSIPKIVGGSRGVIVYAIPRRSSTMATATSAFLKLLTGGTKIIAVGRNYAAHAKELGNAVPKEPVLFMKPTTSYLEDGGKIEVPHNLESLDHEVELAVVIGRKARDVPEASAMDYVGGYALALDMTAREIQAAAKSAGLPWTVAKGQDTFTPISSVLPCTMIPDPHDVELWLKVDGDLRQRGSTRDMIFKIPYLISHISSIMTLLEGDVILTGTPRGVGPVKVGQKIEAGITGLLDIHFDVGRRKSGNS, via the exons ATGAATGCGTCTTCGAGTATTCCTAAAATAGTCGGAGGAAGCAGAGGAGTGATAGTATACGCTATTCCTAGAAGGTCATCCACCATGGCCACCGCCACGTCAGCTTTCCTGAAGCTTCTCACCGGCGGCACTAAAATCATCGCCGTCGGCCGCAACTACGCCGCTCACGCCAAGGAACTCGGCAACGCCGTCCCCAAG GAGCCAGTGTTGTTTATGAAGCCGACGACGTCGTATTTGGAAGACGGAGGGAAGATTGAGGTGCCGCACAACTTGGAATCCCTCGATCACGAGGTGGAATTGGCGGTTGTCATCGGTCGAAAGGCTCGCGATGTTCCCGAGGCCTCTGCTATGGACTATGTCGGAG GTTATGCTCTTGCATTGGACATGACCGCTAGAGAGATCCAAGCTGCTGCAAAG TCTGCAGGTCTTCCATGGACTGTTGCTAAGGGTCAAGACACCTTCACACCAATTAGCTCTGTT TTACCTTGCACAATGATTCCGGATCCTCATGATGTGGAATTGTGGTTAAAG GTTGACGGTGACCTTCGGCAAAGGGGATCCActcgagatatgatttttaAGATTCCGTATTTGATTAGCCACATAAGTTCTATCATGACGCTTCTGGAAGGAGATGTTATTCTAACAG GCACTCCTCGAGGCGTTGGTCCGGTTAAGGTTGGCCAAAAGATAGAAGCTGGGATAACTGGACTGTTGGACATACACTTCGATGTTGGAAGACGAAAGAGTGGAAATAGTTGA
- the LOC113734513 gene encoding epoxide hydrolase 1-like, with amino-acid sequence MEKIEHKNIEVNGINMHVAEIGQGPVVLFLHGFPECWYTWRHQMSFMASHGHRAVAPDLRGFGGTTGAPIDDPSKFTTLHVVGDIIELLKIVAPDEDKVFLVGHDWGAVMAWALCLYRPDKVKALFNMSVSFGPRNPKRKPIETLRAVCGPDYYVCRFQEPGEIEEEFAKVGTKRVLENFLSYRAPGPLFLPKGILFGDSPDAPTILPSWLSEEDVAYYVNQYAQSGFTGALNYYRALDINWELTAPWTGAQVKVPVKFVVGDLDLTYNAPGTKDYLHKGGLKKDVPFLDEVVVMKGVGHFLHEEKPDEINKYIHQFIQKFSSPRCSLL; translated from the exons ATGGAAAAGATAGAGCACAAAAACATAGAAGTAAATGGGATAAACATGCACGTAGCAGAAATAGGCCAAGGCCCAGTAGTTCTCTTCCTTCATGGCTTTCCTGAATGCTGGTACACCTGGCGCCATCAAATGTCTTTCATGGCATCCCACGGCCACAGGGCTGTGGCGCCGGACCTCCGTGGCTTTGGTGGCACAACTGGCGCACCTATTGATGACCCCAGCAAGTTCACCACCCTCCATGTCGTGGGAGATATCATTGAGCTCCTGAAAATTGTTGCACCAGATGAAgataaggtgttcttggtgggGCATGATTGGGGTGCAGTCATGGCTTGGGCTTTGTGTTTGTATAGACCTGATAAAGTTAAAGCTTTGTTCAACATGAGCGTCAGTTTCGGTCCAAGAAATCCTAAAAGGAAGCCCATTGAGACCTTGCGTGCTGTTTGTGGTCCTGACTACTACGTTTGTAGGTTCCAG GAACCTGGAGAAATAGAAGAGGAGTTTGCCAAAGTTGGAACCAAGAGAGTTCTGGAGAACTTTCTTTCTTACCGTGCTCCTGGTCCACTTTTTCTGCCAAAGGGAATACTTTTCGGAGATTCACCTGATGCCCCTACAATTTTGCCCTCTTGGTTATCTGAAGAAGATGTTGCTTACTATGTTAACCAGTATGCGCAGAGTGGCTTCACTGGAGCTCTGAATTATTACAGAGCACTAGACAT AAATTGGGAACTGACTGCACCGTGGACAGGGGCTCAGGTTAAAGTGCCAGTCAAGTTTGTTGTTGGGGACCTGGATCTGACCTATAATGCACCGGGCACCAAGGATTATCTCCACAAGGGAGGGCTTAAAAAAGATGTACCATTCTTGGATGAAGTAGTGGTGATGAAAGGGGTTGGCCATTTTTTGCATGAAGAGAAACCTGATGAGATtaacaaatacattcatcaattcatccagaAGTTTTCTTCCCCGAGATGTTCTCTGCTGTAA